A genomic stretch from Actinomadura rubteroloni includes:
- a CDS encoding AAA family ATPase — MRLPEHLELLLTDEPVLDVYAYGPWRVPDGLFEQVSARIDALAADPRAAGLTTDEHKLLTLPAPLVLAETFGILAYLPGGGAIKAGSWSQLPERLLGRHLVNPAQLNSRMTRWDAPGGRWRPPVDWLIEVADRELAIDLARDALVALEGIAPLDERRAALLRLYADPPDCDVNLPKLELREHWSARADDETIALLPELLGPVGYLEWVVQGLLAAFEHLNAAAPVEESVTTHLARLLLQGSMEHVPAEMVVALGEDRYGALRERFAAERRGFKAARWQEHTQAWLARALVEGAADACRAWLDMAMRFVATVQGLPGDPWFPRTEWIPVRQFQTDLRRIFGPRRRVVNALGDTLRQVPRATPATADGASGEPQAPPIGARLVEQPEIVAALRETVAAGGTVRLLLAGPDSTGKRDAAQELGRALSLGRDPLWLTGNLFVGQRLSDAVARLHADARDSVGDRLMIIDGLDAVITDPGNGEVFAAELNRVLAIHPDLHLVALCGAAGDERIREVDPALPQQFRIAHSRPFTAEGHAELFRRAVEAAGGRVTRQAAGAAGELLALTPPVQTLRNARLARHLADQVMPRVLTRDGEPVVRKQDLPLTLDTGQTIGNPLADLTALTGLDTVKKEIALLVAGTQAARLRRDAGLKVAPPTRHMVFTGNPGTGKTMVARLLGRIYKRLGVLSSGHLVEASRAHLVGEYIGQTAPRTRRLVERALGGVLFIDEAYTLSQSALKGDYGYEAIAELVKLMEDHREDLVVVVAGYEREMKEFLAANPGLDSRFPKQIHFDDYTDPELIQVFEYLADDSGFALADGTRDRLGRMLRGTPRGSSFGNGRLMRNLLDVATARQSERIASHPSPSRRSLVTLLPEDLPPVLDKPEELLGHYL; from the coding sequence TTGCGGCTGCCGGAGCATCTGGAGCTACTGCTCACCGACGAGCCGGTCCTCGACGTCTACGCCTACGGGCCCTGGCGCGTGCCGGACGGCCTGTTCGAGCAGGTCAGCGCCCGGATCGACGCGCTGGCCGCCGACCCGCGCGCCGCCGGGCTCACCACCGACGAGCACAAGCTGCTGACCCTGCCCGCGCCGCTCGTCCTGGCCGAGACCTTCGGGATCCTCGCCTACCTGCCCGGCGGCGGCGCGATCAAGGCCGGCTCGTGGTCGCAGCTCCCCGAGCGGCTGCTCGGCCGCCATCTCGTCAACCCGGCGCAGCTCAACTCCCGCATGACCCGCTGGGACGCGCCCGGCGGCCGGTGGCGCCCCCCGGTGGACTGGCTCATCGAGGTCGCCGACCGCGAGCTGGCGATCGATCTGGCCCGGGACGCGCTCGTCGCGCTGGAGGGCATCGCGCCGCTGGACGAGCGCCGCGCCGCCCTGCTGCGCCTCTACGCCGACCCGCCGGACTGCGACGTCAACCTCCCGAAGCTGGAGCTGCGCGAGCACTGGAGCGCCCGCGCCGACGACGAGACGATCGCGCTGCTGCCCGAACTGCTCGGCCCCGTCGGCTATCTGGAGTGGGTCGTCCAAGGGCTGCTGGCCGCGTTCGAGCACCTGAACGCCGCCGCGCCCGTCGAGGAGAGCGTCACCACGCACCTGGCCCGGCTGCTGCTCCAGGGCAGCATGGAGCACGTCCCCGCCGAGATGGTCGTCGCGCTCGGCGAGGACCGCTACGGCGCCCTGCGCGAGCGGTTCGCCGCCGAGCGGCGCGGGTTCAAGGCCGCCCGCTGGCAGGAGCACACGCAGGCGTGGCTCGCCCGCGCGCTGGTCGAGGGCGCGGCGGACGCGTGCCGGGCCTGGCTGGACATGGCGATGCGGTTCGTCGCGACCGTCCAGGGCCTGCCCGGCGACCCGTGGTTCCCGCGCACCGAGTGGATCCCCGTCCGGCAGTTCCAGACCGACCTGCGGCGGATCTTCGGGCCGCGCCGCCGCGTGGTGAACGCGCTCGGCGACACGCTCCGGCAGGTCCCCCGGGCGACGCCCGCCACGGCCGACGGCGCGTCCGGCGAGCCGCAGGCCCCGCCCATCGGCGCGCGGCTGGTCGAGCAGCCCGAGATCGTCGCGGCGCTGCGCGAGACCGTCGCGGCCGGGGGCACCGTCCGGCTGCTCCTCGCCGGCCCCGACAGCACCGGCAAACGGGACGCCGCGCAGGAACTCGGCCGCGCCCTGTCCCTCGGCCGGGACCCGCTCTGGCTCACCGGGAACCTGTTCGTCGGGCAGCGGCTGTCGGACGCCGTCGCGCGGCTGCACGCCGACGCCCGCGACTCGGTCGGCGACCGGCTGATGATCATCGACGGGCTGGACGCGGTGATCACCGACCCGGGCAACGGCGAGGTGTTCGCGGCCGAGCTGAACCGCGTCCTCGCGATCCACCCCGACCTGCACCTCGTCGCGCTGTGCGGCGCGGCCGGGGACGAGCGCATCCGCGAGGTCGACCCGGCGCTGCCGCAGCAGTTCCGGATCGCCCACTCGCGCCCGTTCACCGCCGAGGGGCACGCCGAGCTGTTCCGGCGGGCCGTCGAGGCGGCCGGCGGGCGCGTCACCCGGCAGGCCGCCGGCGCCGCCGGGGAACTGCTCGCGCTGACGCCGCCCGTCCAGACGCTCCGCAACGCGCGCCTCGCCCGCCACCTCGCCGACCAGGTCATGCCGCGCGTCCTCACCCGCGACGGGGAGCCGGTCGTCCGCAAGCAGGACCTGCCGCTCACGCTCGACACCGGGCAGACGATCGGCAACCCGCTCGCCGACCTCACCGCGCTCACCGGGCTGGACACCGTCAAGAAGGAGATCGCGCTGCTCGTCGCGGGCACGCAGGCCGCGCGGCTGCGGCGCGACGCGGGGCTGAAGGTCGCGCCGCCGACGCGGCACATGGTCTTCACCGGCAACCCCGGCACCGGCAAGACGATGGTGGCGCGGCTGCTCGGACGGATCTACAAGCGGCTCGGCGTCCTGTCGTCCGGGCACCTGGTGGAGGCATCGCGGGCGCATCTGGTCGGCGAGTACATCGGGCAGACCGCGCCCCGCACCCGGCGGCTCGTGGAGCGCGCGCTCGGCGGGGTCCTGTTCATCGACGAGGCGTACACGCTGAGCCAGTCCGCCCTGAAGGGCGACTACGGCTACGAGGCGATCGCCGAACTCGTGAAGCTGATGGAGGACCACCGCGAGGACCTGGTGGTCGTCGTCGCCGGATACGAGCGGGAGATGAAGGAGTTCCTGGCCGCCAACCCCGGCCTGGACTCGCGGTTCCCCAAGCAGATCCACTTCGACGACTACACCGACCCCGAGCTGATCCAGGTGTTCGAGTACCTGGCCGACGACAGCGGATTCGCCCTCGCCGACGGCACGCGGGACCGGCTCGGCCGGATGCTGCGCGGCACGCCGCGCGGGTCGTCGTTCGGCAATGGGCGGCTGATGCGGAACCTGCTGGACGTGGCCACCGCGCGGCAGTCCGAACGGATCGCGTCGCATCCGTCGCCGTCGCGGCGGTCGCTGGTGACGCTGCTCCCGGAGGATCTTCCGCCCGTCCTGGACAAGCCCGAGGAACTGCTCGGGCATTACCTCTAG
- a CDS encoding serine hydrolase, whose amino-acid sequence MKAVEDAFRAAGVAGWLHAEDVDTGRSVRVRADEPVVLASVFKVPLLVAFFRQAAAGLLDPAERVTLRPGDRAEGPTGTSILLDDVTLSLRDLAALMITVSDNAAADALYDRVGGADAVNAVLAGLGLTATRITGDARELFAGMLADAGAADFGELWARLDEPGLLERIRALNPVLTSRSTPREMAALLGLVWRDEAAPPAACAQMRRMFGLQVWPHRLSAGFPFDDVRVGGKTGTLPTIRNEIGVVEYPDGGRYAVAVFTRAARPVAALPQADAVIGAAARLAVEALRRPRRP is encoded by the coding sequence GTGAAGGCCGTCGAGGACGCGTTCCGCGCCGCCGGGGTCGCCGGCTGGCTCCACGCCGAGGACGTCGACACCGGCCGCAGCGTGCGGGTCCGCGCCGACGAGCCCGTCGTGCTCGCGTCGGTGTTCAAGGTGCCGCTGCTCGTCGCGTTCTTCCGGCAGGCCGCCGCGGGGCTGCTCGACCCGGCCGAACGCGTCACGCTGCGGCCCGGGGACCGCGCGGAGGGGCCGACCGGGACGTCGATCCTGCTGGACGACGTCACGCTCTCCCTCCGCGACCTGGCCGCCCTCATGATCACCGTCAGCGACAACGCGGCGGCGGACGCCCTCTACGACCGGGTCGGCGGCGCGGACGCCGTCAACGCCGTCCTGGCCGGGCTCGGCCTCACCGCCACCCGGATCACCGGCGACGCCCGCGAGCTGTTCGCCGGGATGCTCGCCGACGCGGGCGCCGCCGACTTCGGCGAGCTGTGGGCCCGGCTGGACGAACCCGGGCTCCTGGAGCGCATCCGGGCGCTGAACCCGGTCCTGACGTCCCGTTCCACGCCCCGCGAGATGGCCGCGCTGCTCGGGCTCGTCTGGCGCGACGAGGCCGCCCCGCCCGCCGCGTGCGCGCAGATGCGGCGGATGTTCGGCCTCCAGGTCTGGCCGCACCGGCTGTCGGCGGGCTTCCCGTTCGACGACGTCCGGGTGGGCGGCAAGACCGGCACTCTGCCGACGATCCGCAACGAGATCGGCGTCGTCGAATATCCCGACGGCGGCCGGTACGCCGTCGCCGTGTTCACCCGCGCCGCCCGTCCCGTGGCGGCGCTGCCGCAGGCCGACGCCGTGATCGGCGCCGCCGCGCGGCTGGCCGTCGAGGCCCTGCGGCGGCCCCGCCGGCCGTGA
- a CDS encoding LysR family transcriptional regulator produces the protein MNLVGHLRCFVAVAEELHFGRAAERLGMAQPPLSQRIRRLETELGVTLFDRSSRRVVPTPAGRLLLDDARELLALADRVHTLGDRVRQSADGALRAGIPAGLGGGVVAALIAAFRARRPAVRLDLREIATGRQAAALADGTLDAGVLRHPTDTRGLALGPMLGQRIGALLPAADAPADLRLGDLAGRDLVLFPRDEAPGSHDEWLAACRRDGYDPPAVHTARRAEFALGLVLSGTAVALVPEPAAIPPGTAWRALAGDPIVWRTSCAWRADGADPAVADFAAVATAVLRTEAGMTPLGAGPLRRVEFRPSSGFLA, from the coding sequence GTGAACCTCGTCGGCCATCTGCGGTGCTTCGTCGCGGTCGCCGAGGAACTGCACTTCGGCCGGGCCGCCGAACGGCTCGGCATGGCCCAGCCGCCGCTCAGCCAGCGGATCCGGCGGCTGGAGACCGAACTCGGCGTCACGCTGTTCGACCGCTCCAGCCGCCGCGTCGTCCCGACCCCCGCCGGACGGCTCCTGCTGGACGACGCCCGCGAACTCCTCGCCCTCGCCGACCGCGTCCACACGCTCGGCGACCGCGTCCGGCAGAGCGCGGACGGCGCGCTGCGCGCCGGGATCCCCGCCGGGCTCGGCGGCGGCGTCGTCGCCGCGCTCATCGCCGCGTTCCGCGCCCGGCGGCCCGCCGTCCGGCTGGACCTGCGCGAGATCGCCACCGGCCGGCAGGCCGCCGCGCTCGCCGACGGCACCCTGGACGCCGGCGTGCTGCGCCACCCCACCGACACGCGCGGCCTCGCGCTCGGCCCGATGCTCGGCCAGCGGATCGGCGCGCTGTTGCCCGCCGCCGACGCCCCGGCGGACCTGCGGCTCGGCGACCTCGCGGGCCGCGACCTCGTCCTGTTCCCCCGCGACGAGGCGCCCGGCAGCCACGACGAATGGCTCGCCGCGTGCCGCCGCGACGGCTACGACCCGCCCGCCGTCCACACCGCGCGCCGCGCCGAGTTCGCGCTCGGGCTCGTCCTGTCCGGGACGGCCGTCGCGCTCGTCCCCGAACCCGCCGCGATCCCGCCCGGCACCGCGTGGCGGGCGCTCGCCGGGGACCCGATCGTCTGGCGGACGTCCTGCGCCTGGCGCGCCGACGGCGCCGACCCGGCCGTCGCCGACTTCGCCGCCGTCGCCACCGCCGTGCTCCGCACCGAGGCCGGCATGACCCCGCTCGGCGCAGGCCCGCTCCGCCGCGTCGAGTTCCGCCCGTCCTCGGGGTTCCTCGCGTGA
- a CDS encoding penicillin-binding transpeptidase domain-containing protein, translated as MRRAWLVIAVIAAVLAGGGAFWLLRGDDGPGDTARRYLAAWTRGDFPAVAALTEGAPPDLARRLGTARDDMAASRQVYTVASTGDKTVSFEAAFTLAGNRTWSYTGVLPFTKSGGKWRVAWTPEILYPGLKDGQRLRTSRAWPSRAAVHAADGTTLSGPGSAGQLAGTTAPATADAARKLGAPYKKGDLAGTDGLQHQYERRLAGTPALAVQIVDGSGAVVKTLQRFGGKDGTPLTTTIDAKAQRAASAALAGVDKPASLVALRPSTGEILAVANKPGGYNRALMGRYPPGSTFKVVTAAALVAGGMGAGTPVACPATVSIGGRTFKNSEYEKFGTVPLRDAFAHSCNTTFAKLAVDRLGEKRLAQVAAQFGFNAPIIGGLPAVRAAFPATADATGLAAAAFGQGEVLTSPLNMAAVAGAAAAGTWRSPRIVAPGLVSQAVDAGGRRPEPPHALDPGVKRALHTLMPAVVSEGTARGVDFPSGTAGKTGTAEFGSGTNPPTHAWFIGYRGDLAFAVVIEGGGTGAEAAAPVAAAFLRAAS; from the coding sequence ATGCGACGGGCCTGGCTCGTGATCGCGGTGATCGCGGCGGTGCTGGCGGGCGGGGGAGCGTTCTGGCTCCTGCGCGGGGACGACGGGCCGGGCGACACGGCCCGCCGCTACCTCGCCGCGTGGACGCGCGGCGACTTCCCGGCCGTGGCGGCGCTGACCGAGGGCGCCCCGCCCGACCTCGCGCGGCGGCTGGGCACGGCCCGCGACGACATGGCGGCATCACGGCAGGTCTACACCGTCGCGTCCACGGGCGACAAAACCGTGTCGTTCGAGGCCGCCTTCACCCTCGCCGGGAACCGGACGTGGTCGTACACGGGCGTCCTGCCGTTCACCAAGTCCGGCGGGAAGTGGCGGGTGGCGTGGACGCCGGAGATCCTCTACCCCGGGCTCAAGGACGGCCAGCGGCTGCGCACCTCGCGGGCCTGGCCGTCGCGGGCGGCCGTCCACGCGGCCGACGGCACGACGCTGAGCGGCCCGGGCTCGGCGGGCCAGCTCGCCGGGACGACCGCGCCCGCCACGGCCGACGCCGCGCGCAAGCTCGGCGCCCCCTACAAGAAGGGCGACCTGGCCGGCACCGACGGCCTCCAGCACCAGTACGAGCGGCGGCTCGCCGGGACGCCCGCGCTGGCCGTCCAGATCGTGGACGGCTCCGGCGCCGTCGTGAAGACCCTCCAGCGCTTCGGCGGCAAGGACGGCACGCCGCTCACGACGACGATCGACGCGAAGGCGCAGCGGGCCGCGTCCGCCGCGCTCGCGGGCGTGGACAAGCCCGCCTCGCTCGTCGCGCTCCGCCCGTCCACGGGCGAGATCCTGGCGGTCGCCAACAAGCCCGGCGGCTACAACCGGGCGCTGATGGGCCGCTACCCGCCCGGTTCCACGTTCAAGGTCGTCACTGCGGCGGCGCTGGTCGCGGGCGGGATGGGCGCGGGGACGCCGGTCGCGTGCCCGGCGACGGTGTCGATCGGCGGCCGGACGTTCAAGAACAGCGAGTACGAGAAGTTCGGGACCGTCCCGCTCCGGGACGCGTTCGCGCACTCGTGCAACACGACGTTCGCCAAGCTCGCCGTGGACCGGCTCGGCGAGAAGCGCCTGGCGCAGGTCGCCGCGCAGTTCGGGTTCAACGCGCCGATCATCGGCGGGCTGCCCGCCGTCCGCGCCGCGTTCCCCGCCACCGCCGACGCGACCGGCCTGGCCGCCGCCGCGTTCGGCCAGGGCGAGGTGCTGACGAGCCCGCTCAACATGGCGGCCGTCGCGGGCGCGGCGGCGGCGGGCACGTGGCGGTCGCCGCGCATCGTGGCGCCGGGACTCGTCTCGCAGGCCGTGGACGCGGGCGGGCGCAGGCCCGAGCCGCCGCACGCCCTCGACCCGGGCGTCAAGCGCGCCCTGCACACGCTGATGCCCGCCGTGGTCAGCGAGGGCACGGCGCGCGGGGTGGACTTCCCGTCCGGGACGGCGGGCAAGACCGGCACCGCCGAGTTCGGCTCCGGGACGAACCCGCCCACGCACGCCTGGTTCATCGGCTACCGGGGCGACCTGGCGTTCGCCGTGGTGATCGAGGGCGGCGGCACCGGGGCCGAGGCGGCGGCGCCCGTCGCGGCGGCGTTCCTGCGCGCCGCGTCATGA
- a CDS encoding magnesium transporter CorA family protein gives MTSGSAQPSHVRTRQWRGGKTTADDFPLSELRDRVADADAAVWVDLCAPSEDDLRLVADVLGLDHVALEDAVTHRERTKLDRYTGYLFLNLYAASAAKGRLALHEVSAFVCDRALVTVRDDDAFDMDGLVRRWDDDLSLWRRGVADEAENVRSLLLYGLLDQIVDGQLDAVQALDDETDAVEELVFDDAPQGREIQHRSFRLRKNLGALRRVALPMREILSTLLRRDTELVPDSMRPYYQDVYDHALHVGEWTDGLRDLVADLLETRIALQDNRLNEVMKKVTSWAAIIAVPTAVTGFFGQNLAFPGRDASSGFVVSSVVLVVLGVGLYGVFKRNGWL, from the coding sequence ATGACCTCCGGCTCCGCGCAACCGTCCCACGTCCGCACGCGTCAGTGGCGCGGCGGGAAGACCACGGCGGACGACTTCCCGCTCAGCGAACTGCGCGACCGCGTCGCCGACGCCGACGCCGCCGTCTGGGTGGACCTGTGCGCCCCGTCCGAGGACGATCTGCGGCTCGTCGCCGACGTGCTCGGCCTCGACCACGTCGCGCTGGAGGACGCCGTCACCCACCGGGAGCGCACCAAGCTCGACCGCTACACCGGCTACCTCTTCCTCAACCTCTACGCCGCGTCCGCCGCGAAAGGGCGGCTCGCGCTGCACGAGGTGTCGGCGTTCGTCTGCGACCGGGCGCTCGTGACCGTCCGCGACGACGACGCGTTCGACATGGACGGGCTCGTCCGGCGCTGGGACGACGACCTCTCGCTGTGGCGCCGGGGCGTGGCCGACGAGGCGGAGAACGTCCGGTCCCTGCTGCTGTACGGGCTGCTCGACCAGATCGTGGACGGGCAGCTCGACGCCGTCCAGGCTTTGGACGACGAGACCGACGCCGTGGAGGAACTGGTCTTCGACGACGCGCCGCAGGGCCGCGAGATCCAGCACCGCAGCTTCCGGCTCCGCAAGAACCTCGGCGCGCTGCGCCGCGTCGCGCTGCCGATGCGGGAGATCTTGAGCACGCTGCTGCGCCGCGACACCGAACTCGTCCCGGACTCGATGCGGCCCTACTACCAGGACGTCTACGACCACGCGCTGCACGTCGGCGAGTGGACCGACGGGCTGCGCGACCTTGTTGCCGACCTGCTCGAAACGCGTATCGCGCTCCAGGACAACCGGCTGAACGAGGTGATGAAGAAGGTCACGAGCTGGGCCGCGATCATCGCCGTCCCGACGGCCGTGACCGGGTTCTTCGGGCAGAACCTGGCCTTCCCGGGCCGGGACGCGTCGTCGGGGTTCGTGGTCAGCTCCGTCGTGCTCGTCGTGCTCGGCGTCGGGCTCTACGGCGTGTTCAAGCGCAACGGCTGGCTCTGA
- a CDS encoding LacI family DNA-binding transcriptional regulator yields MHATGGPAARPTSRDVARAAGVSQSTVSLVLGGKWTGRVSPATAAAVQDAAGRLGYRPNRAARSLRLGTARTVLFLVPSIVPFFGAVYDGAARVAARHGFGVVLYPWPDGAGPAGSPFAASQEAIDGVLVSSVGPDVPSGFGGLPLVLLDSDPAGPVPTVAFAVEDGMRAVVAHLAALGHRRFGHVAAALDQWTFHARGAALASAVDALPGGAWTRAAAALDVAAARDAAGALLDGPSHPTALICDDDVMAAGAYKAARLRGLNVPGDVSVTGFDDEQLATALEPELTTVRLPAGDLGARGMTALLDLLDGRRPASVALPGSLVVRASTAPPR; encoded by the coding sequence TTGCACGCCACCGGCGGCCCCGCCGCGCGTCCGACGAGCCGGGACGTCGCGCGGGCGGCCGGGGTCTCGCAGTCCACGGTGTCGCTCGTCCTCGGCGGGAAGTGGACCGGACGCGTCTCCCCCGCCACCGCCGCCGCCGTCCAGGACGCCGCCGGCCGCCTCGGCTACCGGCCGAACCGCGCGGCGCGCAGCCTGCGGCTCGGCACGGCCCGGACGGTCCTGTTCCTGGTGCCGTCGATCGTCCCGTTCTTCGGCGCCGTCTACGACGGTGCGGCGCGGGTCGCGGCGCGGCACGGGTTCGGGGTCGTCCTCTACCCGTGGCCGGACGGCGCCGGCCCCGCGGGGAGCCCGTTCGCCGCGTCCCAAGAGGCGATCGACGGGGTCCTGGTGTCGTCGGTCGGGCCGGACGTCCCGTCCGGGTTCGGCGGCCTCCCGCTCGTCCTGCTCGACAGCGACCCCGCCGGGCCCGTCCCGACCGTGGCGTTCGCCGTCGAGGACGGCATGCGCGCGGTCGTCGCGCATCTCGCCGCCCTCGGCCACCGCCGGTTCGGGCACGTCGCGGCGGCGCTGGACCAGTGGACGTTCCACGCACGGGGCGCCGCCCTCGCCTCCGCCGTGGACGCGCTGCCGGGCGGCGCGTGGACGCGCGCCGCCGCCGCGCTGGACGTCGCGGCGGCCCGGGACGCGGCGGGCGCGCTGCTGGACGGCCCGTCCCACCCGACCGCGCTGATCTGCGACGACGACGTGATGGCCGCCGGCGCCTACAAGGCCGCCCGGCTGCGCGGCCTGAACGTGCCCGGCGACGTGTCCGTCACCGGCTTCGACGACGAGCAGCTCGCCACCGCGCTGGAACCGGAGCTGACGACCGTCCGGCTGCCCGCCGGGGACCTCGGCGCACGCGGCATGACGGCTTTGCTCGACCTGCTCGACGGGCGGCGCCCCGCGTCCGTCGCGCTGCCCGGCTCCCTGGTCGTACGCGCGTCCACCGCCCCACCGCGCTGA